The Trichomycterus rosablanca isolate fTriRos1 chromosome 17, fTriRos1.hap1, whole genome shotgun sequence DNA segment ggtggtcataatgttatgcatcatctgtgtatttgtgtaataaCTGAATGAAAATAACTTTCACTCAGTCTACAAATAGTAATATGACTGCATACACAGTGTGCAGTCTTTTTAATTTGCTATGTGTGGTAAAAGAATAGACCGGTATATCAACCTGTGAAGAAATCACTACCCATGAACTGATTATATCAACAAAACCCTTCAACACATCTGTGTATAAATGTTTACTTCATAAAAAAtcaaaatacttaaaaaaaagcCCTGACAGTGTCTCTCTGTTGTTCATTTTTTTTGGTGATTTCTAGATCATTCCAGCCATCCAGGGAGGCAGAAACAGTCCAGCGGTACCCAAAatgcacaccagcacaaacatcCATAGAAATATTCTATCAATCACCATGGCAACATATTTCCAGTCTTCTCTTACCTGGAAAAAGAGAACATCTGATTAATTTTACATATCCTGACTGAATTGTCCTGTAAATTTTATTAATTCTAGTCATTTTTATGGATGACCAGTTTCACTCTGAAAAGGTCACTTTTTATTCGCTGTCAAGTTAAAAAATGACGTCAGTATCTGTCCATCACCTAGTGAGCTGATCTGGCATGCAAATGAAATGTCTAGTGAATGTAAGTTCCCATATGATAAGAGAATATAGTACTTTTCATTCATGCAATAACCTGCTTTTACAGTTTAAAAACTTACTGAAAAGTCCAAGTCTTCAGCCTTGAGATGATCTGCAATGTATTGGACACCTTCAAGAGCCTTTAGAAGTGATGGTGACAGTTGAAATTCTGTCTGCCTAATCTTGGACTCTTTGAGGCATCTTGGGCTTAAGTTCTGAGAACCTATAAGTCTTTGTCTTGTAAAGACACGTCCACCTCTTTCTGTACTGAAGTGGGAATGTCTGCATGCCCCACTGTCCTTCTGACAGTGCCAAAGAGCCTCTGTCCCATGGACGGCCTCCATAGCATCCATGAATACGCTCTCAGCACTGTTGCACTGTAATTCACAGACATTGTCCAGAGATAATGTGTGAAACAGAGTGTTCAGGGGTGTATCAGGAGATATGGAAGGACTTGAGGCCAAAGAAGTGGGAATTTGTGTGCATTTGATTCTAGGAGCAAGGTTCATAAGGGTGGGTTCCTCTTGCAGGATGGAGTACTGGCTGCTGGGAGAACTACAGAAAAGGGGAGCTTTGGAAGATGCTTCTCTTTGTATTGTACTCACTGGGGTGACAGAGACTGTGCCTGGATCTGGGGGTATGGTCAAGGTTAGGGTATGGTCAGTAGGTTGCAGTCCCACTGGCCTGTGTATCATTTCAATCAGCTTGCTGCAGTTTCTTTTGCCAGATGCTGGTGGACGCTTCATGAAAAGGTAGCGAGGCACCACGTGGAGGAAAAGCTGGCGCACCCAGTGTGGCATACGATGGGTCCGGGATGACCGGTGGTGCACATTCAGCACAAACACAGTGATTATAATAGACAAGGTGACAAAAATCATGGTGAAGAGCAGATACTCGCCAATAAGGGGAATCACCAGCGAGGTTGAAGGGATGATCTCGGTAATCAGCAGGAGGAAGACTGTAAGTGAAAGAAGAACAGAAATGCACAGTGTAATCTTCTCTGCACACTCTGAGGGCAGGTAGAAGACGAGAACTGTCAGGCATGAGATTAGCAAGCAAGGGATGATCAAGTTGATGGTGTAGAACAAAGGGAGTCTGCGGATGATGAAGTAGAAGGTGATGTCCGGGTAGATTTCGGTGCAGCACTCGTACTTCTTAATGTTGTATTTTCCGACAGCATTGATAATGACCCACTCACCGCTCTCCCAGTAATCCATTTGGTCAACGTCACTGTCCATGCTTACCAAGTCAATCTTGGCTCGGTCATACGTCCAGGAGCCAAACTTCATCTTACAGTTTTGCTGATCAAAAGGGAAAAATGTGACATCAATACTGCAGGAGCTCTTGTATATAGCAGGAGGCTTCCATTTGACCCTGCCATCATGGAAAACCTGGGCTTTGGTCAAATGTGTCACAGCAAaatctccatcagcactgcaataaagaaatgcataaacaacacACAGTTCTACAGCTGCACAAAGCCATGCATTAGAATTACCAATAGGAATTACCAATAGATACCATAGGTGGCCCTGTCCAATCAAACGTTACATTGTCATGAGCTTAGAGCCTCTTGTTCTCTAATCCCATGGTGATGTCTTCACTCTGGACAGTGTCACCtttgttccagcagcttttattAAAACTCAAATTCATGAGAAACAAACTTGAAGTTTGTGGTCCAATCATTGAGTCACAACCACGTACAGTTGCATAAATCCAGATATGGCATACATCTCTCTGCTTTTGTTAGAGATAATGGTGTTTCTGTCTCCTTGTATGTCAGAGAGGAAGTGATCAGTCAGTCATGGGCATCTGTGAGCTTCTAGGTATGGAAAGGATGCAACAGATCTGCCCAGTAAGTTGTATGTATGACAGTTTGCATAATTGTTTTAACTGGAAGCTGTTTGGAACAGGAAAGATCAAGtaggtatttaaaaaaagtacttttgccaatgactggggggggggggggggggggtgctggagcctatcccagcttttcaatgggcgcaaggcatacagtaacaccgTGGACAGGGCgccggtccatcacagggcagacacacatacacatacacacacatacacacacattctcctatagggctattcagtgtctccaattaacctgactgcatgtatttggactgtgggaggaaagcggagctctcggaggaaacccacgcagacacgaggagaacatgcaaactccgcacagaaaggacccggaccgccccgcctggggatcgaacccaggaccttcttgctgtgatgcgacagtgctacccaccgagccaccatgccgcccactgGACTGTTtagtttaatacattttttgtgCTGAGTCAGTAACAATCACTACAAgccaaataatgaaaataatggtAGAATCTTTAGAAGGTTTTGCTGAATCTGTACTGATAAAATCATAAGCATGACATAATTTATATGCAGTGTTATTATATGCAATATTTTGTACTTGACATGAGTAGCTGGACTGATGGTAAATTTGACATTAGTATAAAGAGCACCTACTTGTTATAGAGCACAATATCGGGCCTCCAGATGAGCTCGGAGGGGATTCGAATGGAGGTGACATTCTCAAACTCCTCAGGGTTCCAGCGCAGCTTGTAATCGCTCCATTCCTGTCaggacacatacacactcatcaaTGTTCTGAATCAGCAGGCATGACAAGAAACCAAGAGTAAAGTAACGGGAGCCTAAGTCCAATTAAAAATCTCATTAATTTTCAATTATATGCTCCAACTGATCAAAACATACCTGTTTCACCCAGACATTGGTGGTCATCATTTGATTCTTTTCATCCTGTCACAGGGAATACAAGCAGAATGCTAAACCTGGCTTTTAAAGCAATGTGATTAGTTTATACATAATAACCCTCATGTATTTCTGTACAATATAATGTATTTCAGTCAGATTGCtcctgaaaaaaagaaatactttGCCTTAAAGGTCAAAGAAATTTGGTAAGAacaatttattatataattatatcaatttaaaaacaatgatcaatggcaaatacactatatgatcaAAGGAATGTGAAAACCTGCCATAAAGCTTTCTATTTCCAAATGGTTTGGAATCAATGTACCAATTTTTCTctttcatcttttttttaagttgtcttgttaaaacgtCCTGATTTAGCATCTATGCTAACGAGAATCCTGCTCTAATATGTTTCAGTacttctttttttacttttctccATTAATATAGATTTTTTAAGTACCCCTTACACAAATATACCTTTCTATAGAACGACAGCCAAACACTTGACAACTTGCGttgtatacatataattttttgtattttgtttatgcctgttctcacctttttctcctgactttttagCCCGTCAAatttgcccgattgcatcatgctttctctctatTAATGCTGATCGCTGgtgtgattgaggagaacaaagctaacccacaccccctccgacaagtgggcagcagccatatgcatttttttacctgcactagATGAGTGCTTATCCCATGAGATGAGAtcccagccagccagccaggacaatcagccagcagaggtcgtagttgcatcagctACGAGaagaccctatctggcttactactacccacccctatatgaacaacaggccagttgTTGTtcgtgtggctgctcagcccagacggatggcagagccgagattcgatacaatgtattcgagatcccagctccggtgtgctagcgtgtgtttttaccactgcgccacctgatttCTGTTCATGTTCATttaagtaaaatgtcagttgaCACTGTCACATTTAAAGTGGATGTTTGTACCATATACatgtattaaataacaaaagcaAACATTTTCTGtacatacaggtccttctcaaaaaattagcatattgtgataaagttcattattttccataatgtaatgataaaaattaaactttcatatattttagattcattgcacaccaactgaaatatttcaggtcttttattgttttaatactgatgattttggcatacagctcatgaaaacccaaaattcctatctcaaaaaattagcatatcatgaaaaggttctctaaacgagctattaacctaatcatctgaatcaacgaattaactctaaacacctgcaaaagattcctgaggcttttaaaaactcccagcctggttcattactcaaaactgcaatcatgggtaagactgccgacctgactgctgtccagaaggccatcattgacaccctcaagcaagagggtaagacacacaaagaaatttctgaacgaataggctgttcccagagtgctgtatcaaggcacctcagtgggaagtctgtgggaaggaaaaagtgtggcagaaaacgctgcacaacgagaagaggtgaccggaccctgaggaagattgtggagaagggccgattccagaccttgggggacctgcggaagcagtggactgagtctggagtagaaacatccagagccaccgtgcacaggcgtgtgcaggaaatgggctacaggtgccgcattccccaggtcaagccacttttgaaccagaaacagcggcagaagcgcctgacctgggctacagagaagcagcactggactgttgctcagtggtccaaagtactgttttcggaaatcaaggtgccagagtctggaggaagactggggagaaggaaatgccaaaatgcctgaagtccagtgtcaagtacccacagtcagtgatggtctggggtgccatgtcagctgctggtgttggtccactgtgttttatcaagggcagggtcaatgcagctagctatcaggagattttggagcacttcatgcttccatctgctgaaaagctttatggagatgaagatttcatttttcagcacgacctggcacctgctcacagtgccaaaaccactggtgaatggtttactgaccatggtattactgtgctcaattggcctgccaactctcctgacctgaaccccatagacaatctgtgggatattgtgaagagaaatttgagagacacaagacccaacactctggatgagcttaaggccgctatcgaagcatcctgggcctccataacacctcagcagtgccacaggctgattgcctccatgccacgccgcattgaagcagtcatttctgcaaaaggattcccgaccaagtattgagtgcataactgaacataattatttgaaggttgactttttttgtattaaaaacacttttcttttattggtcggatgaaatatgctaattttttgagataggaattttgggttttcatgagctgtatgccaaaatcatcagtattaaaacaataaaagacctgaaatatttcagttggtgtgcaatgaatctaaaatatatgaaagtttaatttttatcattacattatggaaaataatgaactttatcacaatatgctaattttttgagaaggacctgtatatatttgTGATAAAATGTTTGACAAGGACAAGTATGCAAGATtttacagatttatgttccaGCTATATAACAGCATACAGATGAAAAACTCACGACATCAATGAGTTGTGCGATGGAGAGGCCGAAATGGACCAGCACAACATCTGAGATGTTCTCTACAGGACGAGAGAGCTTATTATAGCGTTGGAATAAAACCTGAAGTAGTCTCTCCTCTGCATGGGCACGCGCTGGTGTGGCTGTACACACTAAACaaggagaagaaaaaaacagatggatgTATGATTATGAAGAGGGCTTCTTCAAATACTCAAACCACTGGCATATAATTTCCAATCAACTACTGTTTTGATTAGTCTTCTGTCTTGCACACATGAGTTGTTGAATCGTTGCTCATATCTGTCAGGTCAGTACAAACGTAGTTACtaaaaacttgggacagtagGAAAAATGTTAaggtttaattaataatattgaaTGAGTATTAATCATAGTTAGATAATTTAGGTAtgaaatgattttattattaatatgaactggaaatgttttattttacatatagCCTATTTTATCTAATATAGTAATCTCTGAATTAGTCacattaagttttatttatgtGGGATTACTTAGTTCTGGGATGACATGTAGCCACACAGAAACATGGGCTTTGAGGACCTGGTTTCAATTTTCAGCTCCATTGTCTTTGAGGAACCTCCATGTCCATTGTGGTTTCTTCTGTGTATTTAGGCTTTCTCTCACCTCTCATGAAGGTGGCTGAGCCCCTGAACGTGaaaaattgttaataaatatgtaataaaaatgtcataCATTCATACTTACTTCCAGATATTTGCCATGTGTTTATTTGACATTTGCACTTTAGGTAGGATAATAGTTGTATTGATGTGGTCAATTAGTTAAATCTTGCTAAAAATATCAGAGCAATCTaagatttaattaataattttacttttttgttcatgtaaatgtttacaaactttCAAATGCTTATCCATGACGTCCTGAATTACTGGTAATCGCCTGTTCTACTGGTAACATTTTTAAGTTGTCAACATTGGAGAAATCagaaaatacacatacataccttcatacatttagcattttaaaggctattaaaaacaacacatggcCATATGAACTGTTAGACCTCCTTTTACACTGGAAATGTAACAAATCTGTCTGGATGAAAATGCAGGTAAATATTACTCCCAGGAGTATGATTAAAAAGACATACATTTTCTTAGAGATTCAAAGGATTAAAGAATTTTAGATATAGCAAATATCCAAATTCTACAGTTGGAGAAAATCTACAAGTGTAAGTGCTGGAGTTACACGGCACTACAAGATGATAATGGACATTTAATTCAGTGCTCAGATTGAACAACAAAAAAGCTTTTTGGCAACTTATATTTAAGGTTGGTTTGGTGTAAACAATTGTTtgtatggtggtgtgttcgGGCTATTGCTCCACCAGACTCAACTTTGGTAAGTTGCACAACATCATGGACTCCATAAAGTACTAGGAGATTTTAAATGGAAATCTAGCTGCCTCTGCCAAGTAGGACAATGTAGGGCAATGATCCAAAAACATCTATCTCCACAAAAAGGTAAACAATTTTCATAatattttattccttttttaacAAAGAGTGACAATAATTTATTGTATCttctgttatattattattaaattttgaAATATTGAAAAGttatattctgtatattttaaCTGTATGCTGTTTACAAAAAGCAGGTGTGGGAAACTACTGGGCAAAGTTATTCACTAGATAGGCTACACTAAATCTTCAAATTAAAACAATCAACAAAGAGGCTAAAAAGGCAAAAACCAACCCtgattaaatttaaattacatttatttgatgGAACAGATCCAGTCACAAGTTTGTGATGAGTGCCAGTATAACACAGATAAAGTCTGTATCATGCTGGCACAAGACAGTTGGCAAGACTTTCATAGTATGATATGACATTTTTTGCATCAAGTAGTCTTTGTCACCTGAAGTTAATAAACAATCAAGTACAAACAGAGATAAGACATTAAAGTAAAGATAGACTTTACCATAGCTGATCTGAAGATAGAAGATCAAGATCAAGATTAGCTGAAGGCTCCTGTTTGTACTCATCTCGAATGGTCAGCTCTTTCCTCTctaaaaactaaacaaatattGAAGCTAAAAATATTTACTGTACATTTAACTGAACTTGAATGTCACATAAAATACGATTTTTAATTATCTTATAATCTTTCTTAAGGCATTTAAAAGACAGTGTCAGATATCGACAGCTGCTGAATGCAGTTAGTAGTCTGTATCCAATGAAACAGCTGTAGTGAAGGTTTTCCTATACCTTTTTCTCATCACTTGCCCCTCCTTCACTTccccctcttctctctctctctctgtacccCCACCTTCCAACCTTGCAATATTTGGCTGAATAACTGTGTTGCACTGGTAGTGGGAGCAACACACCAAGTGGATGGGAAAGAATAGTGCCGAGCACTTAACTTTATCCTCTTAAAACCATATATATCACTCATTTAATAATTAGTTTTGCATGTATGAAACAGTGCAATATCTATGTATTaaatcatgtgtgtatgtggagtTAAATCCATAGGATGCCAATAGAGGCGACCTTGGAACAATCTGACTAAGTGAGCGATCTGTTAATGCACTGCAGAGAATCATTTGTTACGTCTCGGAAAGTGATCTGAGCATGCAGACTTGATCAGAGGCCAAAAAAGACACAGGATGCTCTTTGCCTGCTAATTACTAAGTGCCATCTTTGGCATGAAACTGCTCTTCCACACTGTGCATACTGTAAAGTCTAATTAAATGAAAGCAGATTGACTGGGATCTTTAGGTGATGCGTTTGTTAATGACACTGAAAAAGATAATCTGCAAATTTACAATTCAGCAAATGGTTTTGTTACAGCTTAATGCTCTAATATGCAAATAACATAATAAGTTTTAATAATTATGTTAACATTTTATAGACCAATCAAGCACTTCTGTATTTACTTTTGAAAGCTTTATCTTTGAACTTCAGCTGTAAATGTGAGATTAGCTAAGTAAACTAGATTTTTGGTAAACTAGACAGGGATTTTTTTTCCCTGTGCCTCTGCCAGCTCTTTTAACACCTGCCATGATCAGATCCAGAAAATTGATTAACTAGCTGTCTCGACACACACTGCAGATTAGCAAAGACAATAAACAACATACACATGAATTGCTCTCCTATGCAACATAAAATCTAGAGCATTCTTAGCtatgtaattattaaattacacaatgtatattgtttgtttactaagttgaaataaaaaagatgTATTAGGTATTCATTGACTCATTtactgattttattatttattatactttcAAGTGTCCACTTTAacctcacacacagacactacatggacaaaagtattgagacacaagcatttcagctacaacagttgcaaacagatgtaataaatcaattatattaagCAAATTCTACGCTTCTAATGTTGCAGCATAAACTTAAGTAAGGCTGCGCCACCGTGCACAAAACaagttctataaagacatgaagacatGCTGGGTTTAAAGAGACTCAATTGGCCTGCACAAAACCTTGACCTCAGCCCTGAACTGCCatggaataaactggaaaatCAACTAAGGCTTTTTGACCAACATAAGTGACCAGCCAGACAAATgcccttttgactaaatgggcacaaattctcacagtcaTTTCAAAATCCTGTGAGAAGCCCTCTCTAAAGAGtagctgctgttatagctgaaaaatcacacagaggtcattttattttaatactgggatgttcaacaagctcatggtcaggtgtccaaatacttttggtcagacAGTGTACTTTGTGTCTTTTGATTTTGTAGTTATATATacaaaaagtatgtatttaaaagcataaacaaagaGGTAGCAATATAATTGCTGGGAGTGAGGGATTTTCAgtatattaaaatgtatgtacaAAATGTGAtggttatataaatataaattaagttTTACATATTAATCATGTGAATAAAAAGGGTTTTTTGCACACCTGGCACCCCTTATGACCCAACACTTAAATGAATACTGACAAACAGGAAGAAATGATGATGCTTTAGGTTAAGAACTAAGTAAAAAAAAGCTGGAGCTTCAACTCAATATGAAGAGGACAAAAGTCATGACAGCAGGAAAGAACACTAACTTTACCCTTGATGGAGATGTTGGAGTGATGGACAGCTTTTGCCTGCTTGGATGAATTATTTACAGCAAAGGATCCAGCAGTGAGGAAATATGACACAGACTGGCACTTGGAAGAAAAAGTATAAAggtataa contains these protein-coding regions:
- the chrna4b gene encoding neuronal acetylcholine receptor subunit alpha-4b, whose amino-acid sequence is MSTNRSLQLILILIFYLQISYVCTATPARAHAEERLLQVLFQRYNKLSRPVENISDVVLVHFGLSIAQLIDVDEKNQMMTTNVWVKQEWSDYKLRWNPEEFENVTSIRIPSELIWRPDIVLYNNADGDFAVTHLTKAQVFHDGRVKWKPPAIYKSSCSIDVTFFPFDQQNCKMKFGSWTYDRAKIDLVSMDSDVDQMDYWESGEWVIINAVGKYNIKKYECCTEIYPDITFYFIIRRLPLFYTINLIIPCLLISCLTVLVFYLPSECAEKITLCISVLLSLTVFLLLITEIIPSTSLVIPLIGEYLLFTMIFVTLSIIITVFVLNVHHRSSRTHRMPHWVRQLFLHVVPRYLFMKRPPASGKRNCSKLIEMIHRPVGLQPTDHTLTLTIPPDPGTVSVTPVSTIQREASSKAPLFCSSPSSQYSILQEEPTLMNLAPRIKCTQIPTSLASSPSISPDTPLNTLFHTLSLDNVCELQCNSAESVFMDAMEAVHGTEALWHCQKDSGACRHSHFSTERGGRVFTRQRLIGSQNLSPRCLKESKIRQTEFQLSPSLLKALEGVQYIADHLKAEDLDFSVREDWKYVAMVIDRIFLWMFVLVCILGTAGLFLPPWMAGMI